The DNA region CTCACCTTATACCGGTTAAGATCAGTTTTCCACTGCATAGATTGGCATAAATTTACATTGAAGTGATTATGAAGCTCCATGGTATTCCATTGAGTATTGTCTCCGACAAAGACCCAAGGTTTACATCCAGATTTTGAGAGAGTTTATAGGACACGTTGGGtactaagttgagattgagtttGGTGTATCACCCACAGACTGATGGACAGACGAGGAGGACTATCCAATCTTTGGAGGACTTGTATTCTGGAGCATGGCGGTACTTGAGATAATTACTTGCCTCTGATAGATTTCACATATAATAACAACCATCATTCTAGCATTGGTATGGCCCCCATTCGAGGAATTATATGGAAGAAGGTGCATGACTCCTCTATGTTGGTATGAATCTGGAGAGAGTGTTGTACTGGAACCTGAAATCGTTCAACAGACTACCCAAAAAGTTAAaatgattcaagagaagatgaaggcttctcagagcAGGCGTAAGAGATATCTTGATAAGCGAAGGAAAGATCTGGAGTTTCGAGAAGGTGATCATGTTTTTCTGAGAGTCATTCCTATGAGCGATGTGGGTCGTGCTCTGAAGTCTAAGAAGTTGGATCCTTGCTTCATTGGACACTATCTGATTACCCAGAAGATTGGAGTTGTTGCTTACCGTGTGACACTACCCCCATCTCTTTTGAATTTACATGATATGTTCCATGTGTCACAACTTCGAAAGTATATTCATGATCCATGTCACGTG from Lathyrus oleraceus cultivar Zhongwan6 chromosome 1, CAAS_Psat_ZW6_1.0, whole genome shotgun sequence includes:
- the LOC127097960 gene encoding uncharacterized protein LOC127097960 — protein: MTPLCWYESGESVVLEPEIVQQTTQKVKMIQEKMKASQSRRKRYLDKRRKDLEFREGDHVFLRVIPMSDVGRALKSKKLDPCFIGHYLITQKIGVVAYRVTLPPSLLNLHDMFHVSQLRKYIHDPCHVIQMDDVQVQDNLMVEASPILFEDREVKQLRGREIVLMKVV